A genomic region of Dermacentor andersoni chromosome 9, qqDerAnde1_hic_scaffold, whole genome shotgun sequence contains the following coding sequences:
- the caly gene encoding ubiquitin carboxyl-terminal hydrolase calypso — MPVDLNRLADGWLELESDPGLFTLLLEDFGVKGVQVDEIYDLQKSIEGPVYGFIFLFKWIEERRSRRKVVVQEEKFVEKEEIVNSIFFAHQIVPNSCATHSLLSILLNCSKIYLGSTLTRLKEYTRNMDPENKGYAIGNTPELARAHNTHAKPEPRQPQEKPHGVPMGRTMEAFHFVSYVPIDGRLYELDGLKPYPIDHGPWLPGQDWTDKFRMVITERLGGGDIRFNLMAVVPDRRQAYEQKLRTLRTNRGIVLEALQQMVREQPALDGHNYAKSPLMEAHSPAPSSGSSSTDTASEVGSAFNSPVRGSPPGASPPPQPVTSPSGEIDRLVVVRLGEEHPFAPHDLLALLKTVEAEINACESALKDEVDKRRKYVVDDCRRTHNYDQFICTFLSMLAEQGKLADLVEQQLQPKRRLLAKQPDRKRRPAAKAKRRR, encoded by the exons ATGCCCGTAGATCTCAATCGTCTCGCCGATGGCTGGCTTGAACTTGAAAGCGACCCAG GTTTGTTCACGCTTCTGCTGGAAGATTTTGGCGTGAAAGGCGTACAAGTGGACGAGATATATGATCTTCAGAAATCCATAGAAGG GCCTGTGTACGGCTTTATATTTCTCTTCAAATGGATCGAAGAAAGACGGTCGCGGAGGAAAGTCGTCGTCCAGGAGGAAAAGTTTGTCGAGAAAGAGGAAATCGTCAATTCCATCTTTTTCGCGCACCAG ATTGTTCCCAACTCGTGCGCCACGCATTCTCTCCTAAGCATTCTGCTCAACTGTTCCAAGATATATTTGGGTTCCACTCTCACAAGGCTCAAAGAGTATACGCGAAACATGGACCCCGAG AACAAGGGCTATGCCATTGGCAACACTCCCGAGCTGGCAAGGGCACACAACACACATGCCAAGCCAGAGCCCAGGCAGCCCCAGGAGAAGCCCCACGGCGTGCCCATGGGTCGGACCATGGAAGCATTCCACTTTGTCAGCTACGTGCCCATTGATGGCCGCCTTTATGAATTGGACGGCCTGAAACCATACCCTATAGACCACGGGCCATGGCTTCCTGGGCAAGACTGGACGGACAAGTTTCGCATG GTCATTACTGAGAGACTCGGTGGTGGAGACATCCGCTTTAACCTCATGGCTGTCGTTCCTGACCGGAGACAGGCTTACGAACAGAAGCTGCGAACACTGAGGACAAATCGTGGCATCGTTTTAGAAGCCCTTCAGCAAATG GTTCGCGAGCAACCAGCGCTCGATGGCCACAACTATGCGAAGAGCCCCCTCATGGAGGCGCACTCCCCTGCACCCAGCTCGGGTTCTTCGAGCACAGACACTGCGTCCGAGGTGGGCAGTGCGTTCAACTCTCCCGTACGAGGTTCGCCACCGGGTGCGTCACCACCGCCACAGCCAGTCACATCTCC TAGTGGAGAAATAGACCGGCTCGTTGTGGTGAGGCTAGGAGAGGAGCACCCATTTGCACCGCATGACTTGCTGGCTCTGCTGAAGACAGTCGAGGCCGAGATCAATGCATGTGAGAGTGCACTCAAGGACGAAGTCGACAAGCGGCGCAAATATGTG GTGGACGACTGCCGGCGAACGCACAACTACGACCAGTTCATCTGCACCTTCCTGTCGATGCTGGCCGAGCAGGGAAAGCTGGCCGACCTGGTGGAGCAGCAGCTTCAGCccaagcgtcgtctgctcgccAAGCAGCCTGATCGCAAACGGCGCCCGGCGGCCAAAGCCAAGCGACGGCGCTGA